Proteins found in one Salinimonas lutimaris genomic segment:
- the flhA gene encoding flagellar biosynthesis protein FlhA yields the protein MQLASYLQRFDKNQLQKFTSGLGAPIVLLAIMGMVILPMPPFLLDILFSFNIALSLVIILVAVFTQRPVDFGIFPLVLLIATVLRLALNVASTRVVLLYGHEGGDAAGKVIEAFGAVVIGGNYAVGIVVFAILLIINFKVVTAGAGRISEVSARFTLDAMPGKQMAIDADLNAGYIDQDQARKRREEITAEADFYGSMDGASKFVKGDAVAGMFIMLINIVGGLFIGMMQHNLTFGSAIEVYTLLTIGDGLVAQIPSLLLSVATAIIVTRENETQEMGKEIRNQLGNQQALYIASGVLFVMGIIPGMPHVAFLGFSAIAGGVAYWQGHKAKQAELAPVQAAVSGDEVAGVPEVKELGWDDVQHVDTIGLEVGYRLIPLVDKSQGGELLTRIKGVRKKLSQELGFLIPPVHIRDNLDLDPNAYTIAMLGVNIGDAQISHDEELAINPGQVFGNLEGRATQDPAFGLDAVWIKPTQREHAQTLGYTVVDAATVVATHLSQLLTNNAYQLLGHEETQHLLDMLAKTNPKLVEGLVPDILPLSTVVKVLQTLLFEGVPIRDMRTIVQTLSEYGTKSQDPDVLVSAVRIALKRLITQEICQGGKEIPVITLAPELEQMLHQSLQAGGEDGAGIEPGLADRLQKSLQQACQQQELSGEPAVLLTSGMLRPVLSRFFKYSVNGLNVLSYQEVPDDKQIRIVSSVGQ from the coding sequence ATGCAGCTAGCCAGCTATCTGCAGCGGTTTGATAAAAACCAGCTGCAAAAGTTTACCAGCGGACTCGGGGCCCCCATCGTGCTTCTGGCGATTATGGGCATGGTTATCCTGCCGATGCCGCCTTTCCTGCTCGACATTCTGTTCAGCTTTAATATTGCGCTGTCTCTGGTCATCATTCTGGTGGCCGTCTTCACCCAGCGCCCGGTAGATTTTGGTATTTTTCCTCTGGTACTGCTGATTGCCACGGTACTTCGGCTGGCACTAAACGTTGCCTCAACCCGGGTAGTACTGCTGTATGGTCATGAGGGCGGTGATGCCGCCGGTAAAGTCATTGAAGCCTTTGGTGCAGTGGTTATCGGAGGCAATTACGCGGTTGGTATTGTGGTCTTCGCCATATTGCTGATTATCAACTTTAAAGTGGTCACTGCCGGTGCCGGCCGGATTTCAGAAGTAAGCGCCCGCTTTACCCTGGATGCCATGCCCGGTAAGCAGATGGCGATCGATGCCGATTTGAATGCCGGTTATATCGACCAGGATCAGGCCCGTAAGCGGCGTGAGGAAATTACTGCTGAGGCCGACTTCTACGGCTCAATGGACGGTGCGTCAAAATTTGTTAAAGGCGATGCCGTAGCTGGCATGTTTATTATGCTGATCAATATTGTCGGTGGTCTGTTTATTGGCATGATGCAGCATAACCTGACCTTTGGCAGCGCCATTGAGGTGTATACCCTGCTGACTATCGGTGATGGGCTGGTTGCACAAATCCCATCATTGCTGTTGTCTGTGGCAACGGCCATTATCGTCACCCGGGAAAACGAAACCCAGGAAATGGGCAAGGAAATCCGCAATCAGCTGGGTAATCAGCAGGCTTTGTATATCGCCTCGGGGGTCTTGTTTGTAATGGGGATTATTCCGGGCATGCCGCATGTTGCCTTTCTGGGGTTCTCAGCTATTGCCGGTGGTGTGGCTTACTGGCAGGGACATAAAGCAAAACAGGCCGAGCTGGCGCCGGTACAGGCAGCTGTTAGTGGTGATGAGGTTGCCGGTGTGCCTGAGGTTAAAGAGCTGGGCTGGGATGATGTGCAGCATGTCGATACCATCGGGCTGGAAGTAGGCTACCGCCTGATTCCGCTGGTGGATAAATCCCAGGGCGGCGAATTACTGACACGAATTAAAGGCGTGCGTAAAAAGCTGTCCCAGGAACTGGGCTTTTTGATCCCGCCTGTGCACATCCGCGATAACCTGGATTTGGATCCCAATGCTTATACCATTGCTATGCTGGGGGTCAATATTGGCGATGCGCAAATCAGTCATGATGAAGAGCTGGCCATCAATCCCGGGCAGGTTTTTGGTAATCTGGAAGGGCGGGCAACCCAGGATCCGGCCTTTGGTCTGGATGCAGTATGGATCAAGCCAACCCAGCGAGAGCACGCCCAGACCTTAGGTTATACGGTAGTAGATGCCGCCACGGTTGTGGCCACGCACTTATCTCAGTTACTGACCAACAATGCCTATCAGTTGCTGGGCCATGAAGAAACCCAGCATCTGCTGGATATGCTGGCCAAAACCAATCCAAAACTGGTCGAGGGGCTGGTACCGGATATTCTGCCGCTATCCACCGTGGTTAAGGTTTTACAAACCTTGCTGTTTGAAGGCGTACCTATCCGGGATATGCGTACCATTGTGCAAACCTTAAGCGAGTACGGCACCAAGAGTCAGGACCCGGATGTACTGGTGTCTGCGGTACGTATTGCACTGAAACGCTTAATCACGCAGGAGATTTGTCAGGGGGGGAAAGAAATCCCCGTCATAACCTTGGCGCCAGAGTTGGAACAGATGTTGCACCAGTCACTTCAGGCAGGTGGGGAAGATGGCGCAGGCATCGAACCCGGGCTGGCAGACAGGCTACAAAAATCGTTACAACAAGCCTGTCAGCAACAGGAACTTTCCGGTGAACCAGCAGTGTTGCTGACCTCCGGAATGCTCCGTCCGGTACTTTCCCGCTTCTTTAAATATTCTGTAAATGGTCTGAATGTCCTGTCGTACCAGGAAGTACCGGACGACAAGCAGATAAGAATAGTCAGCTCAGTAGGTCAATAA
- the flhB gene encoding flagellar biosynthesis protein FlhB encodes MADTHDKTEEPTQKKLDDARKKGQLARSRELSTALVLIISGLMFMVVGGMIAKAIFLVTQRMFVLSRDETYDMSHMMVAAGEAISQVAVPVLMYMVVATAAGIYGSIALGGFNFSWEAAAFKGNKMNPMNGFKRMFGMNALVELLKALAKFAVIGGLAVGALLMYKDEALHLDLELYPRNLFHAMDMLEWAFLLLTLGMIPIAAIDVPYQMYKHNKEMKMSKQEVKDERKNADGDPMVKGRIRRLQFQAAANRMMQEVPEADVIVTNPTHYSVALKYKEDGTRAPVVVAKGVDELAMHIRKIATAHDVPLVPSPMLARAIYYSTEVDHEIPHKLFMAVAQVLAYVFQLRAYKAGKAKRPKPLKKDLPIPPELRR; translated from the coding sequence ATGGCAGATACCCACGATAAAACAGAAGAACCCACCCAGAAAAAGCTCGACGACGCCCGCAAGAAAGGGCAGCTGGCCCGCTCCCGGGAGCTGTCGACAGCGCTGGTACTGATCATCAGCGGGCTGATGTTTATGGTGGTCGGCGGCATGATTGCCAAAGCGATTTTTTTAGTCACACAGCGTATGTTTGTGCTGTCCCGGGATGAGACCTATGACATGTCGCACATGATGGTGGCGGCCGGTGAAGCGATCAGTCAGGTTGCCGTGCCGGTTCTGATGTACATGGTGGTGGCTACGGCGGCCGGCATATATGGCAGTATTGCGCTGGGCGGCTTTAACTTTTCCTGGGAAGCAGCGGCGTTTAAAGGAAATAAAATGAACCCGATGAACGGGTTTAAACGCATGTTCGGTATGAATGCGCTGGTGGAATTACTCAAAGCGCTGGCCAAATTTGCCGTCATTGGCGGTCTGGCCGTCGGGGCGCTGCTGATGTACAAGGACGAAGCGCTTCATCTGGATTTGGAGCTGTATCCGCGAAATCTGTTTCACGCGATGGATATGCTGGAGTGGGCATTTTTACTGTTAACCCTGGGCATGATTCCGATTGCCGCGATAGATGTGCCGTATCAGATGTACAAGCACAACAAAGAAATGAAAATGTCCAAGCAGGAAGTTAAAGACGAGCGCAAGAATGCCGATGGCGATCCTATGGTGAAAGGTCGCATCCGGCGACTACAATTTCAGGCTGCGGCCAACCGTATGATGCAGGAAGTACCTGAAGCCGATGTGATTGTGACCAACCCGACCCATTATTCTGTGGCCCTGAAATACAAGGAAGATGGCACCCGGGCGCCGGTGGTGGTAGCCAAAGGGGTGGATGAACTGGCCATGCATATTCGTAAAATTGCCACGGCCCACGATGTTCCGCTGGTCCCTTCTCCTATGCTGGCCCGGGCTATTTACTATTCCACAGAGGTGGATCACGAAATTCCGCACAAGTTATTTATGGCGGTGGCGCAGGTACTGGCCTATGTTTTTCAGTTGCGGGCTTATAAAGCCGGTAAGGCCAAGCGTCCCAAACCGCTTAAAAAAGATTTGCCCATTCCGCCGGAGCTGCGCCGGTAG